A window of the Microvirga terrae genome harbors these coding sequences:
- a CDS encoding helix-turn-helix transcriptional regulator — translation MTRSERLLELLQTLRRHRRPVSGRSLAQELGVSLRTLYRDIASLQAQGASIEGEPGIGYILKPGYLLPPLMLSDDEIEALVLGSRWVADRADGPLASAAHNALAKIAAVLPDDLRGILDASPLLVGPGNPIVGDIVDVASIRKSIRSERKLVIRYRDGRGSATERTIWPVALGYFDQVRAVVAWCELRQDFRHFRTDRIASLTPTEIRYPRRRRALLKDWRESEGIPAPV, via the coding sequence TTGACCCGTTCGGAGCGCCTGCTCGAACTCCTGCAAACGCTGCGCCGCCACCGTCGCCCCGTGAGCGGGAGATCCCTCGCGCAGGAACTCGGCGTCAGCCTCCGGACGCTTTACCGGGACATTGCCAGCCTGCAGGCTCAGGGGGCCAGCATCGAAGGCGAGCCGGGGATCGGATACATCCTCAAACCCGGCTACTTGCTGCCCCCTCTGATGCTCTCCGATGACGAGATCGAGGCCCTCGTGCTGGGGTCCCGATGGGTTGCCGATCGGGCCGACGGCCCCTTGGCGTCCGCGGCCCACAACGCGCTCGCCAAGATCGCCGCCGTTCTGCCTGACGACCTTCGCGGCATCCTCGATGCCTCGCCGCTCCTTGTCGGCCCCGGCAACCCGATCGTCGGGGACATCGTTGACGTTGCCTCGATCCGCAAATCGATCCGATCGGAGCGAAAGCTCGTGATCCGCTACAGGGACGGCAGAGGCAGCGCGACCGAGCGGACGATCTGGCCCGTCGCACTGGGCTATTTCGACCAGGTGCGAGCCGTGGTCGCCTGGTGCGAGCTGCGGCAGGACTTCCGGCACTTCCGCACCGACCGGATCGCAAGCCTGACGCCGACCGAGATCCGCTACCCGCGCCGTCGCCGGGCGCTTCTGAAGGACTGGCGGGAATCCGAGGGCATCCCAGCACCAGTCTGA
- a CDS encoding VOC family protein — translation MPTPNFILLYVDSPAASGEFYGELLQRKPVEASPTFVLFALESGLMLGLWSRHTVQPAAMVPGGGAELAFPVGRDADVDATCVDWKARGVSIIQEPTVMDFGRTFVALDPDNHRLRVFAPAAE, via the coding sequence GTGCCGACCCCCAACTTCATTCTCCTCTACGTGGACAGCCCTGCCGCCAGCGGCGAGTTTTACGGCGAGCTGCTTCAGCGCAAGCCCGTCGAGGCCTCGCCGACCTTCGTCCTGTTCGCCCTCGAGTCCGGCCTGATGCTCGGCCTGTGGTCGCGGCACACGGTCCAGCCCGCCGCGATGGTGCCGGGCGGCGGAGCCGAACTCGCCTTCCCGGTCGGCAGGGACGCCGACGTCGACGCGACATGCGTCGACTGGAAGGCCCGCGGTGTGTCGATCATCCAGGAGCCGACCGTCATGGATTTCGGCCGAACCTTCGTCGCTCTCGACCCGGACAATCACCGCCTGCGCGTCTTCGCTCCAGCGGCCGAATAG
- a CDS encoding EVE domain-containing protein, with protein MTGYWMAVASAEHVRRGRSEGFMQVCHGKAAPLRRIKPDDGIIYYSPTLTFGGRDRLQAFTAIGTVQGAQTYQIDMGGGFRPYRRDVVWAEAQEAPIHPLLDSLDLTAGRSNWGYQLRFGLVSISAHDFDLIASAMRRDMSHADLGRPRGP; from the coding sequence ATGACAGGCTATTGGATGGCCGTCGCCTCCGCCGAGCATGTCCGGCGGGGGCGTTCGGAGGGCTTCATGCAGGTGTGTCACGGCAAGGCCGCACCCTTGCGGAGGATCAAGCCAGACGACGGGATCATCTATTACTCGCCAACCCTGACCTTCGGCGGCAGGGACCGTTTGCAGGCCTTCACGGCAATCGGGACCGTCCAAGGGGCGCAGACCTACCAGATCGACATGGGGGGCGGCTTCCGCCCCTATCGCCGGGACGTGGTCTGGGCCGAGGCCCAGGAGGCACCGATCCATCCGCTGCTGGACAGCCTCGACCTCACGGCCGGACGATCGAACTGGGGATACCAGCTCCGGTTCGGGCTTGTGTCCATCAGCGCGCACGACTTCGACCTGATCGCCTCCGCGATGCGGCGGGACATGAGCCACGCCGACCTGGGGCGTCCCCGTGGGCCATGA